In Desulfobotulus pelophilus, the following proteins share a genomic window:
- a CDS encoding electron transfer flavoprotein subunit alpha/FixB family protein, producing the protein MATVYAFVAHNDGVLDDSAAELAAAAKKFTDAPVTAIVSGSGVDAAAAKAAELFPAVWKMDAAELAYPNAEVVRKALLNNLDAGAVVLMAHNTFGMDLAPGLAVKTGGAFVADVVAIEGADGDTLKVVRQEFGGVVSTHVTVDMSAGAVITIRPGAIAAEEGAAAGGAVEEKAVGDVSAKRKFIEVREPEAGDVDITKAEVLVSVGRGIEDQDNIELAHELAKAIGSQAEVSCSRPIVDAKWMDASRQVGTSGKTVKPKVYLAMGISGSFQHMGGIKGGLIIAVNKNPNAPIFQVANVGIEADILEFIPELTEALGEL; encoded by the coding sequence ATGGCAACTGTATATGCTTTCGTAGCGCATAATGATGGCGTTCTGGATGATTCTGCAGCTGAGCTTGCCGCTGCCGCCAAGAAATTTACCGATGCACCTGTAACAGCCATTGTCAGTGGTTCCGGCGTGGATGCAGCTGCTGCCAAGGCAGCCGAACTTTTTCCTGCTGTATGGAAGATGGATGCTGCCGAGCTGGCCTATCCCAATGCGGAAGTGGTTCGCAAGGCCCTTCTGAACAACCTGGATGCCGGTGCTGTGGTTCTGATGGCCCACAACACGTTTGGCATGGATTTGGCCCCCGGCCTTGCTGTTAAAACCGGTGGTGCTTTTGTGGCCGATGTTGTGGCTATTGAAGGCGCAGACGGAGATACCCTGAAGGTTGTCCGCCAGGAATTCGGTGGTGTGGTTTCCACTCATGTTACCGTTGATATGTCCGCAGGTGCTGTGATTACCATCCGTCCCGGTGCTATTGCTGCTGAAGAAGGTGCTGCTGCTGGTGGTGCCGTTGAAGAAAAAGCTGTTGGTGATGTTTCCGCCAAGCGTAAGTTTATCGAAGTCCGTGAGCCTGAGGCCGGTGATGTGGATATTACCAAGGCGGAAGTTCTTGTTTCTGTCGGCCGTGGTATTGAAGATCAGGATAACATAGAGCTGGCCCATGAGCTGGCCAAGGCCATCGGTTCACAGGCAGAGGTTTCCTGTTCCCGTCCCATCGTGGATGCCAAGTGGATGGACGCTTCCCGTCAGGTAGGTACCTCCGGTAAAACGGTTAAGCCTAAGGTTTATCTTGCCATGGGTATTTCCGGTTCCTTCCAGCACATGGGTGGTATCAAAGGTGGCTTGATCATTGCCGTCAACAAAAACCCCAATGCTCCCATCTTCCAGGTGGCTAATGTGGGTATCGAGGCAGACATTCTTGAGTTCATTCCTGAGCTGACCGAAGCCCTTGGGGAGCTGTAA
- a CDS encoding class II aldolase/adducin family protein — MTDASLLLLQYGRKMHAAGLTTGSGGNLSMRVQDGVLITPSAMDYGDMGVDDLVLVDLDGRVLQGRRKPSSELDFHLCLYGARPDIRAVVHTHSPWVTTLACLGWPLPAVHYLVGFAERSEVPVAPYATFGTSELAEQVVRGMVGGKALILANHGLVAIGTDLKEAFNIAEEIEFVAGVYLRAKAVGEPVILDEKAMGPVLTKFRSYRNPL; from the coding sequence ATGACAGATGCATCTTTGCTGCTTTTACAATATGGCCGAAAAATGCATGCGGCAGGTCTGACGACTGGTTCCGGTGGCAATCTCAGCATGCGGGTTCAGGACGGTGTTCTGATAACGCCCAGTGCCATGGATTATGGGGATATGGGAGTTGATGATCTTGTGCTGGTGGACCTTGACGGCAGGGTGCTTCAGGGCAGGAGGAAGCCCTCCAGTGAATTGGATTTTCATCTTTGCCTATATGGCGCAAGACCGGATATCCGAGCGGTAGTGCACACCCATTCCCCATGGGTAACTACCCTTGCCTGTCTGGGCTGGCCGCTTCCTGCCGTGCATTATCTTGTGGGCTTTGCAGAAAGAAGCGAGGTTCCCGTGGCTCCCTATGCAACTTTTGGTACCAGCGAGCTGGCGGAGCAGGTAGTTCGCGGGATGGTAGGTGGAAAAGCTCTTATTCTTGCTAACCACGGCCTGGTTGCCATCGGGACGGATTTGAAAGAAGCTTTTAATATTGCAGAAGAAATAGAGTTTGTTGCGGGGGTCTATCTTCGGGCAAAAGCGGTAGGGGAGCCGGTAATTCTGGATGAAAAGGCCATGGGGCCGGTTCTTACAAAATTTAGAAGCTACCGGAACCCCTTGTAG
- a CDS encoding DEAD/DEAH box helicase, with the protein MTFSEFNLHPRILDALNLQNFSDPSPIQRSAIPHLLANPEQDALLLAATGTGKTAAYGLPMIHHLAETPETKGIRGLVIVPTRELCIQVGEAITAFSSQIPGFGVCIAYGGSSISLQARALSRKPSILVATPGRLLDLAARRDADLSSVERLVLDEGDELLTPGFLEDIHKIQEYLPKEHIRTMVSATLPDSIKSEVFTLLRKPAVIRAEDSPESPDRLEHICHCIRERHRFPALLRVLQAHPGARALIFCRTRKESQELTERLTASGFPAEALHGDLSQAQRETTVNRFRTDRFRLLVATNVAARGIDLPGLPLVIHYRLPEVSETYTHRSGRTARAGHSGIAVALISPEERGRMAAIIRRAGLSFVPSPLPDPVEIQERQLCHLAEAIQNNQPVDAALMEDAEKHMASCTREDLIRALLAAHAPTLGNLPGAHEKLDAPMNAPRTARPFQKSGQAPSSGRNNSLCRCFVNAGTLDGLTPASMSRFIAKTAGIQATRIRKIDMRREFSFVDVEPDIAALLKKHIRDIPLGTRSVSVKALAPRKNARPDYRKQSA; encoded by the coding sequence ATGACTTTTTCAGAATTTAATCTTCACCCCCGTATTCTCGATGCACTCAACCTTCAAAACTTCAGCGACCCCAGCCCTATCCAGCGCTCGGCCATTCCCCATCTGCTGGCTAACCCGGAGCAGGATGCACTGCTTCTTGCTGCAACAGGAACTGGAAAGACAGCCGCCTACGGTCTGCCCATGATCCACCATCTCGCGGAGACACCCGAAACAAAAGGCATCCGAGGCCTGGTTATTGTCCCGACAAGGGAGCTATGCATTCAGGTTGGCGAAGCCATTACCGCTTTTTCTTCCCAGATTCCAGGTTTTGGCGTCTGCATTGCCTACGGAGGATCCAGCATCAGTCTTCAGGCCCGCGCCCTGAGCAGAAAACCATCCATACTTGTGGCTACGCCCGGTCGGCTTCTTGATCTTGCCGCCCGCAGAGATGCCGATCTTTCTTCCGTTGAGCGTCTTGTTCTGGATGAAGGAGATGAACTTCTTACGCCCGGCTTTCTTGAAGATATTCATAAGATTCAGGAATATCTGCCAAAAGAACATATCCGTACCATGGTATCCGCCACTTTGCCGGACTCCATTAAGTCTGAAGTCTTCACTCTCCTGAGAAAACCGGCTGTCATACGGGCCGAAGACAGCCCCGAATCACCGGACCGGCTGGAACATATCTGCCACTGCATACGGGAACGCCACCGCTTCCCTGCACTGCTTCGTGTACTGCAGGCCCACCCCGGTGCCCGCGCCCTGATTTTCTGCCGTACACGCAAAGAATCTCAGGAACTGACTGAACGACTGACAGCATCGGGCTTTCCTGCCGAAGCCCTGCATGGTGACCTTTCTCAGGCCCAGAGAGAAACAACGGTCAACCGTTTCCGCACGGACCGCTTCCGTCTTCTCGTTGCCACCAATGTGGCAGCCCGAGGCATCGATCTCCCAGGACTTCCTCTGGTCATTCACTACCGGCTGCCCGAAGTATCCGAAACCTATACCCACAGATCGGGCCGAACAGCCCGTGCCGGGCACAGCGGCATTGCCGTCGCCCTCATCTCTCCGGAAGAACGGGGACGCATGGCAGCCATTATCAGAAGAGCAGGCCTTTCCTTTGTGCCAAGCCCCCTGCCCGATCCGGTAGAAATCCAGGAACGCCAGCTTTGCCACCTTGCGGAAGCCATTCAGAACAATCAGCCTGTGGATGCGGCCCTTATGGAAGATGCAGAAAAACACATGGCTTCCTGCACAAGGGAAGACCTTATCCGTGCACTGCTTGCTGCCCATGCCCCGACCCTTGGCAATTTGCCCGGCGCCCATGAAAAACTGGATGCACCCATGAATGCACCAAGAACGGCCCGGCCTTTCCAGAAGTCTGGTCAGGCCCCTTCCTCCGGCCGCAACAACAGCCTGTGCCGCTGCTTTGTCAATGCCGGCACACTGGATGGGCTGACCCCCGCTTCCATGAGCCGCTTTATTGCAAAAACAGCCGGAATTCAGGCAACCCGTATTCGTAAAATTGATATGCGCCGGGAGTTCTCCTTTGTGGACGTGGAACCGGACATTGCGGCTCTCCTGAAAAAACATATCCGGGATATCCCTCTGGGAACCCGCAGCGTATCGGTCAAGGCTCTGGCACCAAGGAAAAACGCACGCCCTGACTACAGGAAGCAAAGCGCCTGA
- the metE gene encoding 5-methyltetrahydropteroyltriglutamate--homocysteine S-methyltransferase, with protein MLTVTTIGYPRIGKNRELKKAAERYFQGSVTADELLQEGKNLRWQHWQKQHEKGIQSVPSNDFSYYDTLLDTAFLFGMIPERFRSLPQDPIIRTFAMARGYEKNGHKAKALAMKKWFTTNYHYMVPEVDDSSTIGLMGHKPLTEFKEALAYGFHTRPVLPGPYTLLRLTRFSGKTSAQTIAAPLIEAYRKLIRALGAAGATWVQLDEPCLVTDVSEEDQAFFISLYESLADPDAGVSLQLQTYFGDASPLLKTLYALPVQGIGLDFVEGISTITSLEQEGFPEDKILTAGIINGRNIWRNNYQKSLALLRRIAAIVSSDRLVLAPSCSLLHLPYSLGPETDLSPETLGALAFAEEKLEELTEIATLFGEDKAEFHPLFLQNQQRLEQAARIPGRVLPDVRRKTEPLKGQGFRRFPDEATRRASQSQRLKLPLFPCTTIGSFPQTADIRSRRRAFKNGDISMEEYTSFIQQRIRDTILLQESMGLDVLVHGEFERNDMVEFFGEQLEGFLFTKNGWVQSYGTRCVKPPVLLGDVNRPRPMTVDTWQFAQNCTEKPVKGMLTGPVTILNWSFVREDISQQDCLFQLALAIRDEVLDLEARGCAIIQIDEAALREKLPLKKNQWESYLTAAVNAFRLCHDGVRPDTQIHTHMCYSEFGDILDAIDTLDADVITIEASRSALSLVDQLRQHPYPRDIGPGVYDIHSPQVPDKNEILHTLQVLLDVIDPKRLWVNPDCGLKTRREEEVNAALRAMVTAAHELRQDFGAS; from the coding sequence ATGTTGACAGTTACCACCATAGGCTACCCAAGAATCGGGAAAAACAGGGAGCTGAAAAAAGCCGCAGAACGATACTTTCAAGGATCCGTCACGGCAGATGAACTGCTGCAGGAAGGAAAAAATCTCCGCTGGCAGCACTGGCAGAAACAGCATGAAAAGGGCATTCAATCCGTACCTTCCAACGACTTTTCCTACTATGACACCCTGCTGGATACGGCATTTCTTTTCGGCATGATCCCGGAACGTTTCCGTTCCCTGCCCCAGGACCCCATAATCCGCACCTTTGCCATGGCAAGGGGGTATGAAAAAAACGGCCACAAAGCCAAAGCCCTTGCCATGAAAAAATGGTTTACAACCAATTACCACTATATGGTCCCTGAGGTAGACGACAGCAGCACCATCGGCCTTATGGGGCACAAGCCCCTCACGGAGTTTAAAGAAGCCCTTGCATACGGCTTCCATACAAGGCCTGTTCTTCCAGGGCCCTACACACTTTTACGCCTTACACGCTTCTCCGGCAAAACCTCAGCCCAGACAATCGCAGCCCCCTTGATCGAAGCATACCGGAAACTCATACGGGCACTGGGCGCAGCTGGAGCCACATGGGTACAGCTGGATGAGCCCTGTCTTGTTACGGATGTAAGCGAGGAAGACCAAGCCTTTTTTATTTCCCTGTACGAATCCCTTGCCGATCCCGATGCCGGCGTCAGCCTTCAGCTACAAACCTATTTCGGTGATGCCAGCCCCCTGTTAAAAACCCTGTATGCGCTTCCGGTTCAGGGCATAGGGCTTGATTTTGTGGAAGGGATCTCCACCATCACAAGCCTTGAGCAGGAAGGCTTTCCTGAAGACAAAATTCTCACCGCAGGGATCATCAACGGCCGCAACATCTGGCGCAATAATTATCAAAAAAGTCTGGCTCTTCTCCGCCGCATTGCAGCCATCGTCTCTTCCGATCGTCTTGTCCTGGCTCCATCCTGCTCCCTGCTGCATCTTCCCTACTCTCTGGGACCTGAAACCGACCTCAGCCCTGAAACGCTCGGGGCACTTGCCTTTGCTGAAGAAAAGCTCGAAGAACTGACAGAGATTGCCACTCTTTTTGGCGAAGACAAGGCGGAGTTCCATCCTCTCTTCCTGCAGAATCAGCAGAGACTGGAGCAGGCAGCCCGCATCCCGGGGCGGGTCCTGCCCGATGTACGACGCAAAACAGAACCCTTGAAAGGACAAGGATTCCGCCGTTTTCCCGATGAGGCCACCCGCAGGGCAAGTCAGTCTCAACGACTGAAGCTTCCCCTTTTTCCCTGCACCACCATCGGATCCTTTCCTCAGACCGCCGACATACGCTCCAGGCGCAGGGCCTTCAAAAATGGCGACATCAGCATGGAAGAGTACACATCATTCATTCAACAACGCATACGGGATACCATTCTGTTGCAGGAATCCATGGGCCTTGATGTTCTCGTTCACGGAGAATTTGAACGCAACGACATGGTCGAATTCTTCGGAGAACAGCTGGAAGGCTTTCTTTTTACAAAAAACGGATGGGTACAGTCCTATGGTACCCGGTGTGTCAAACCTCCCGTTCTCCTAGGAGATGTAAACAGGCCCCGGCCCATGACCGTTGACACATGGCAATTTGCTCAGAACTGTACGGAAAAACCCGTAAAAGGAATGTTAACGGGACCGGTCACCATTCTAAACTGGTCATTTGTCCGTGAAGACATCAGTCAGCAAGACTGCCTGTTCCAGCTGGCACTGGCCATAAGAGATGAAGTTCTGGACCTTGAAGCCCGGGGTTGTGCGATTATACAGATAGATGAAGCCGCATTAAGAGAAAAACTGCCTTTGAAAAAGAACCAGTGGGAAAGTTATCTCACAGCTGCGGTCAATGCCTTCCGGCTCTGCCATGACGGGGTGCGCCCGGATACCCAGATCCATACCCATATGTGCTACAGTGAGTTCGGTGATATTCTGGACGCCATTGATACCCTTGATGCAGATGTCATTACCATTGAAGCATCCAGAAGCGCCTTGAGCCTTGTGGATCAGCTGCGCCAGCACCCCTATCCCAGAGATATCGGGCCGGGTGTCTACGATATCCACTCTCCTCAGGTTCCAGACAAAAATGAAATTCTTCATACCCTGCAGGTACTGCTCGACGTCATTGATCCGAAACGCCTCTGGGTCAACCCCGATTGCGGACTCAAAACCCGCAGGGAAGAGGAAGTAAACGCTGCCCTCAGGGCCATGGTGACCGCTGCACACGAGCTGAGACAAGATTTCGGGGCCTCATGA
- a CDS encoding alanine/glycine:cation symporter family protein: MNKRAGAAFDWFAGDPCINKDEAKGEYASMNASWLDSLEEWVTIAGSFVWGAPLLVLLVGTGFWLTWALRGIQISALMHALYLALVKRREDEEEDGDISHFQALMTALSATVGTGNIAGVATAIAIGGPGALFWMWVTGLLGMATKYAEAVLAVVYREKDEKGQMRGGPMYYIAKGVGWKWMAVLFAFFASVAAFGIGNMVQSNSVADAVRTTFGVPVWITGLVLMVLVATVVLGGIKTIGRVTSILVPVMIVFYMVASIAVLLLFAREIPEAFRLIFVHAFSPMAATGGFAGSVLMLTIRMGVSRGLFSNESGLGSAPIAAAAAQTAHPVTQALVSMTQTFIDTLVVCTLTGLVLILTGAWSSGATGASLTAGAFELALPGLGSYIVTCGLILFAYSTMLGWCYYGEKSIEYLLGEKAVLPYRVCYVVFVAIGATLKLELVWGLADLFNGLMAFPNLVALLVLTPVVVRYTQEYFRDVRP; this comes from the coding sequence TTGAACAAGCGGGCTGGAGCAGCCTTTGACTGGTTTGCAGGAGATCCCTGCATTAATAAGGATGAAGCAAAAGGAGAATATGCATCTATGAACGCATCATGGTTGGACAGCCTGGAAGAGTGGGTAACCATTGCCGGCTCCTTTGTTTGGGGAGCCCCACTGCTCGTCCTTCTGGTTGGAACAGGGTTCTGGCTGACCTGGGCATTGCGGGGCATTCAGATTTCAGCCCTTATGCATGCTCTCTATCTTGCCCTTGTCAAACGCAGGGAAGATGAGGAGGAGGATGGAGATATTTCCCATTTTCAGGCGCTGATGACGGCACTGTCCGCAACGGTTGGTACCGGTAATATTGCTGGTGTTGCAACGGCCATTGCCATTGGAGGGCCGGGGGCTCTTTTCTGGATGTGGGTGACAGGGCTTCTGGGCATGGCAACGAAATATGCCGAAGCCGTTCTGGCCGTCGTCTATCGAGAAAAGGATGAAAAAGGTCAGATGCGCGGTGGGCCTATGTACTATATTGCCAAAGGAGTCGGCTGGAAGTGGATGGCTGTGCTTTTTGCGTTTTTTGCCAGCGTGGCAGCCTTTGGAATCGGTAATATGGTACAGTCAAATTCCGTTGCGGATGCGGTTCGCACTACTTTTGGTGTTCCTGTGTGGATTACGGGACTTGTGCTGATGGTGCTGGTGGCCACAGTGGTTCTGGGAGGCATAAAAACCATCGGAAGGGTCACCAGTATTCTGGTTCCTGTGATGATTGTTTTTTATATGGTGGCTTCCATAGCCGTACTTCTTTTGTTTGCGAGAGAGATTCCAGAGGCTTTCAGGCTGATTTTTGTCCATGCCTTTTCACCAATGGCTGCTACGGGTGGCTTTGCGGGCTCCGTTCTCATGCTCACCATACGAATGGGGGTTTCGAGGGGACTTTTTTCCAATGAATCAGGCCTCGGCAGTGCTCCCATCGCCGCTGCTGCAGCCCAGACGGCTCATCCCGTCACACAGGCTCTGGTGTCCATGACCCAGACCTTCATCGATACACTGGTTGTATGCACCCTTACGGGTCTCGTTCTGATCCTGACGGGTGCATGGTCTTCCGGAGCCACGGGCGCTTCTCTTACGGCGGGTGCTTTTGAACTGGCACTTCCCGGACTGGGTTCCTATATTGTTACCTGCGGCCTGATACTTTTTGCCTATTCAACCATGCTTGGATGGTGCTATTATGGTGAAAAATCCATAGAGTATCTTCTTGGAGAAAAAGCCGTACTGCCCTATCGGGTATGTTATGTTGTGTTTGTTGCCATTGGAGCCACGCTGAAACTCGAGTTGGTATGGGGGCTTGCGGATCTTTTCAACGGGCTGATGGCTTTCCCGAACCTTGTGGCTCTTCTGGTATTAACCCCGGTGGTTGTCCGGTATACTCAGGAGTATTTTCGGGATGTGCGCCCTTGA
- a CDS encoding TetR/AcrR family transcriptional regulator, whose product MRKRQNAQERKPVILDAFYAAIREEGIENASVAKVAARAGIHPSLVIHYFGTKEKMLMELVDQVLETYGALIGSLPRDGAPGERLLRILATIWGPSWYGAVAPSVVYSFLAIARRNQEVARRVDHLYGKYRRFLEKEVAAAAAAGVVSVRDVPASVSALLSLSEGSHYFRHHFGGSEEAHRQAMMRAALIILGASPEVMVLYEGGFGSGGVESS is encoded by the coding sequence TTGCGGAAACGACAGAATGCTCAGGAAAGAAAGCCCGTTATTCTTGATGCCTTTTATGCTGCCATACGGGAAGAGGGCATAGAAAACGCATCGGTTGCCAAGGTTGCGGCACGGGCAGGTATTCATCCCAGCCTGGTGATTCATTATTTCGGAACCAAGGAAAAAATGCTCATGGAGCTTGTGGATCAGGTTCTGGAAACCTATGGTGCGCTCATCGGCAGTCTTCCCCGGGATGGTGCTCCGGGTGAGAGACTTCTGAGGATACTGGCAACCATATGGGGGCCATCCTGGTACGGTGCCGTGGCTCCTTCCGTTGTCTATTCCTTCCTTGCCATTGCCAGGAGAAATCAGGAGGTTGCCCGTCGTGTCGACCATCTTTATGGGAAGTACAGGCGCTTTCTGGAAAAAGAAGTTGCAGCCGCTGCCGCTGCGGGCGTGGTCTCGGTCAGGGATGTTCCGGCATCTGTTTCGGCCCTCTTGTCCCTTAGTGAGGGGTCTCATTATTTTCGTCACCACTTTGGAGGCAGTGAAGAGGCCCACAGGCAGGCCATGATGCGCGCCGCCCTGATCATTCTCGGAGCATCACCAGAAGTTATGGTTTTATACGAAGGAGGTTTTGGTAGTGGCGGAGTGGAGAGCTCTTAA
- a CDS encoding PaaI family thioesterase → MAEWRALKNIDPHCFACGQGNSHGLHMRFFSNGERVKSRLVIPDHLRGWHTLVHGGVLATILDEAMSWAAIHLTGHFILTQEMTVRFKKPVHIGEEIRVQSFVNERVSPKKAGLKAEICNMSGDVCAESSGLFALFTTEDFIRKDLVPAHMLEAMNESMWRSA, encoded by the coding sequence GTGGCGGAGTGGAGAGCTCTTAAGAATATTGATCCCCATTGTTTTGCCTGTGGTCAGGGGAATTCCCATGGACTGCATATGCGTTTTTTTTCCAACGGAGAACGGGTGAAATCCCGGCTGGTGATCCCCGACCACCTGAGGGGCTGGCATACGCTGGTTCATGGGGGGGTGTTGGCTACCATACTCGATGAAGCCATGAGCTGGGCAGCCATTCATCTTACCGGGCATTTTATTCTTACCCAGGAGATGACGGTGCGTTTTAAAAAGCCGGTTCACATTGGAGAAGAGATTCGGGTTCAAAGTTTTGTGAATGAACGTGTTTCTCCTAAGAAGGCTGGACTCAAGGCAGAAATCTGCAACATGTCCGGCGATGTCTGTGCGGAAAGTTCGGGTCTGTTTGCCCTTTTTACGACGGAAGATTTCATCCGGAAAGATCTGGTTCCGGCTCATATGCTGGAAGCCATGAATGAAAGTATGTGGAGGAGTGCATGA
- a CDS encoding patatin-like phospholipase family protein, with translation MKPLLFLAGPRAYKRIREKGLGPDDVRLVLGASGAAKWLGIHGLDVAVFSDFLTGSSRPVPFFGTSIGAWKLAAATRKDPRAAFDFLAHAYMHQFYKKPVRRRHVDQEALRIVDAFLPPGAAREILSHPKFRLHLSVIRCNGALASENAMALAWGLGMAFTVNWKGRSQYIRRFDRVIFHDPREESLVNGAFNGASSVPLTPENFRSALLATGSIPFLMSGVPEIPGAGEGTFRDGGLVDYHPLPPEELEEGIVLYPHFYPEVIPGWFDKRMPRRRASAMDLADVLLLAPSSEYVEKLPFGRIPDRRDFKVFEGNDAARLSFWKKAVAESRRLGDAFLEALENGRIEDCIQPMGMDA, from the coding sequence ATGAAGCCGCTTCTTTTTCTTGCCGGCCCCAGAGCCTATAAGCGTATTCGGGAGAAAGGTCTGGGGCCTGATGATGTACGCCTGGTTCTCGGAGCTTCCGGTGCCGCCAAATGGCTGGGCATCCATGGTTTGGATGTTGCCGTTTTTTCAGATTTTCTTACCGGATCGTCCCGACCGGTTCCATTTTTTGGAACCAGTATCGGAGCATGGAAGCTGGCAGCGGCAACCCGAAAAGATCCACGGGCAGCCTTTGATTTTCTGGCCCATGCCTATATGCATCAGTTTTATAAAAAACCTGTGCGCAGACGCCACGTAGACCAGGAAGCTCTGCGTATTGTCGATGCGTTTTTGCCTCCCGGAGCAGCCAGGGAGATCCTTTCCCATCCGAAGTTCCGGTTGCACCTCTCGGTCATTCGCTGCAATGGTGCCCTTGCTTCGGAAAATGCCATGGCACTGGCGTGGGGGCTGGGTATGGCGTTTACCGTGAATTGGAAGGGCCGGTCCCAGTATATCCGCCGTTTTGACCGGGTTATTTTTCATGACCCAAGGGAGGAAAGCCTGGTAAACGGTGCTTTTAATGGTGCTTCATCCGTTCCTTTGACTCCGGAAAATTTTCGTTCTGCCCTTCTTGCCACAGGGTCCATCCCTTTTCTGATGAGTGGTGTTCCAGAAATTCCAGGAGCCGGGGAAGGAACGTTCAGGGATGGTGGGCTTGTGGACTATCACCCCTTGCCTCCGGAGGAGCTTGAGGAGGGTATTGTTCTGTATCCTCATTTCTATCCGGAAGTCATACCGGGCTGGTTTGATAAAAGAATGCCACGTCGCCGGGCATCGGCAATGGATCTTGCCGATGTTCTCCTGCTGGCACCATCATCGGAATATGTGGAAAAACTTCCCTTTGGTCGGATTCCGGACAGAAGAGATTTCAAGGTTTTTGAGGGCAATGATGCCGCAAGGCTCTCCTTTTGGAAAAAGGCAGTGGCAGAGAGCCGGCGTCTCGGTGATGCCTTCCTTGAAGCTCTTGAAAATGGGCGTATCGAAGATTGTATACAGCCCATGGGCATGGATGCCTGA
- a CDS encoding 3-hydroxyacyl-CoA dehydrogenase, whose amino-acid sequence MMQVQRVLIVGSGTMGRKIAFLSAAAGFDTRIYDISEGVLSDARQGMERIIAKAVSRGRITSQEESLVRGRIAYFTDKVQAAQDVDFLSESIPEDPVLKGQVFGEFDKLCPEHAVFTTNTSSLMPSMFADATGRPDRFAALHFHNPEVDRIVDIMPHPGTSGETMGAIRRFVEAIHMIPIEMKKENPGYVFNSMFMSLLGSALTLAARDVASPEDVDRSWMGVMQMPIGPFGMMDQVGLETVWKITDYWASVTRASQAKANAAYLRPFVDEGRLGAKTGEGFYSYPSPAWSRPDFLEGSQ is encoded by the coding sequence ATGATGCAGGTTCAGAGGGTTCTGATTGTTGGCAGCGGCACCATGGGCAGGAAAATCGCTTTCCTGTCCGCAGCAGCGGGTTTTGATACGCGTATCTATGATATTAGCGAAGGAGTTCTGTCCGATGCTCGCCAGGGTATGGAGCGCATTATTGCAAAAGCCGTTTCAAGGGGGCGTATAACATCTCAGGAAGAATCGCTCGTCCGTGGGCGGATCGCATATTTTACGGACAAGGTTCAGGCCGCTCAGGATGTGGATTTTCTCAGCGAATCCATTCCGGAAGATCCTGTTCTGAAAGGGCAAGTTTTTGGTGAGTTTGACAAGCTTTGTCCTGAACACGCTGTCTTTACAACGAATACTTCTTCTCTGATGCCCTCCATGTTTGCCGATGCTACAGGACGTCCGGATCGTTTCGCGGCCCTGCATTTTCATAATCCGGAGGTGGACCGAATTGTGGACATCATGCCTCACCCGGGAACCTCCGGGGAAACCATGGGCGCCATCCGGAGGTTTGTGGAGGCTATCCACATGATACCCATTGAAATGAAAAAGGAGAATCCGGGCTATGTATTTAATTCCATGTTTATGTCTTTGCTTGGTTCTGCTCTGACCCTTGCGGCGAGGGATGTGGCCAGTCCCGAAGATGTGGATCGCTCATGGATGGGCGTTATGCAGATGCCCATCGGACCTTTTGGCATGATGGATCAGGTTGGACTGGAAACGGTATGGAAAATTACAGACTACTGGGCTTCCGTGACCCGGGCTTCTCAGGCCAAAGCCAATGCGGCGTATCTTCGTCCTTTTGTGGATGAGGGCAGGCTTGGAGCAAAGACGGGTGAGGGGTTTTATTCCTATCCTTCTCCTGCCTGGAGCCGGCCAGATTTTCTGGAGGGTAGCCAATAG